A genomic stretch from candidate division WOR-3 bacterium includes:
- the gmk gene encoding guanylate kinase: MLSKPLHQPFMVILSSPSGAGKTSICQAVLRQDKNIFYSVSATTRPRRANERHGKSYLFLTEAEFQQMLKRNALLESAQVYGHYYGTPKAPVLKAFRQGKDVIADLDIQGMRSCKKVLGARAIGIFILPPSLKELRARLSKRGTEDPAELARRRAALKEELRAIPEFDYLVINDKLEQAVGDVLTIIRAERLRTYRRRKLKEVSK; encoded by the coding sequence ATGTTGAGTAAGCCGTTGCATCAGCCGTTTATGGTCATCCTCTCCTCGCCTTCGGGCGCGGGCAAAACATCCATCTGTCAGGCGGTACTGCGGCAGGACAAAAACATCTTCTACTCGGTTTCGGCAACGACCCGACCCCGGCGCGCTAACGAGCGCCACGGCAAGAGTTACCTGTTTCTGACCGAAGCCGAGTTCCAGCAAATGCTCAAGCGTAATGCCCTGCTCGAGTCGGCACAGGTTTACGGTCACTACTACGGCACGCCGAAAGCGCCGGTGCTGAAGGCATTTCGCCAGGGCAAAGATGTCATCGCGGACCTTGATATTCAGGGGATGCGTTCCTGCAAAAAGGTGCTGGGAGCGCGCGCCATCGGGATTTTTATCCTGCCGCCCAGTCTGAAGGAGCTGCGCGCGCGCCTTTCCAAACGGGGCACCGAAGACCCGGCAGAACTGGCACGGCGCCGTGCTGCCCTGAAAGAAGAACTGCGTGCCATTCCGGAGTTTGACTATCTGGTAATAAATGATAAACTTGAACAGGCGGTCGGTGATGTTTTGACTATCATTCGCGCCGAACGACTGCGCACATACCGCCGCCGGAAATTAAAGGAGGTTTCAAAATGA